The genomic window CAGGTCTTTGAGTTGGCTGATAAGTGCACTCATGACGAGTCCTCCCCATCCCTGGTGAGACCAGAGCTTTGCGGCCGCTCGTTAGCCCACCGGCAGCCGTGGAACGACTATAGCCGAATGTAAGGATGAACTCGAGACACGCTGTTTGACACACTCACTCCACGCGCGCCCGCCGGACAGCGTCCTGCCAGCCAGCGTAGCGGCCCTCTCGCCAGTCCTCCGGCTTTTGCGGATCAAAGGTCTTGTCCAACTGCCAGATGCCTTCGACATCGTCCGTTGACTTGAACAGACCGACCGTCAGACCGGCAGCGAAGGCAGCGCCCAGCGATGTCGTTTCAGTCACGGCTGGTCGTGCGATCGGGCGCCCGAGCGTGTCTGCTAGGACCTGACAGAACCAGTCATTTGCCACCATGCCGCCATCGACCCGTAACTCTGTGGGAGCCGTCAGGCCCGCCCGGCTCATGTCATCGGCCATCGCATCCATCAGATCACGGGTTTGAAACGCCACTGCCTCAAGAGCCGCACACACGATTTCAGCGCGCCCGGTATCGCGCGTCATGCCCACAATCGTGCCGCGCGCATGCGGGTCCCAATAGGGCGCCCCAAGACCGGTAAAGGCGGGCACCAGATATACGTTGGAGGCCGGGTCGGCTTCCTTGGCAAGAGCTTCACTTTCCTGAGCAGAAGCAATCAGACCCATCTTGTCACGCAGCCACTGAACAGTGGCACCTGCCATGAAGATCGATCCCTCCAGCGCATAGGTCGGCGTCCCGCCAAATCGATACGCGACTGTGCCAAGCAACCGGTTGGCACTATCCACTTTCGTCTCGCCCGTATTCACCAGCGCAAAGCAACCAGTGCCATAGGTGGATTTCATCAGGCCCGGCGCGAAACACGCCTGCCCGACTGTTGCGGCCTGTTGATCGCCCAGAATGCCTGCGACGGGAATGGGGGTGCCAAAATGCTGTTCAACCGCCGTACCAAAAACCGCTGCAGGGTCGAGAACACGCGGCAGCATTTCCCGGGGCACGCGAAGGATGCTCAGCAACTCCTCGTCCCAGTCCTGGGTCTCGATGTTGAACAACAGCGTTCGCGAGGCATTGGTAACGTCCGTGGCATGCACCTCTCCACCGGTCAGGTTGAACACCAACCAGCTGTCGATGGTGCCAAAGCACAATTCGCCTTTCTCGGCACGGGCGCGTGCGCCCTCGACATTGTCCAATATCCAGGCAACTTTGGTTCCCGAAAAATACGGGTCCAGCAACAAGCCGGTCCGCTGCTTGAACAGCGCTTCGTGCCCATCCGCCTTGAGGGCCGCACAGGCATCTGCCGTCCGCCGGTCCTGCCAGACGATGGCACGGTAAACAGGCTCGCCGGTTGCCCGGTCCCACACAA from Candidatus Phaeomarinobacter ectocarpi includes these protein-coding regions:
- the glpK gene encoding glycerol kinase GlpK, translated to MAATHILSIDQGTTSSRAIVFDGAGSPVASAQKELTQHFPSDGWVEHDPVEIWNDTLAVCREAIADIGVSEIAGIGITNQRETTVVWDRATGEPVYRAIVWQDRRTADACAALKADGHEALFKQRTGLLLDPYFSGTKVAWILDNVEGARARAEKGELCFGTIDSWLVFNLTGGEVHATDVTNASRTLLFNIETQDWDEELLSILRVPREMLPRVLDPAAVFGTAVEQHFGTPIPVAGILGDQQAATVGQACFAPGLMKSTYGTGCFALVNTGETKVDSANRLLGTVAYRFGGTPTYALEGSIFMAGATVQWLRDKMGLIASAQESEALAKEADPASNVYLVPAFTGLGAPYWDPHARGTIVGMTRDTGRAEIVCAALEAVAFQTRDLMDAMADDMSRAGLTAPTELRVDGGMVANDWFCQVLADTLGRPIARPAVTETTSLGAAFAAGLTVGLFKSTDDVEGIWQLDKTFDPQKPEDWREGRYAGWQDAVRRARVE